In Lentibacillus amyloliquefaciens, one DNA window encodes the following:
- a CDS encoding DoxX family protein translates to MFLDFLRHNKVVAGVLAFLRIYIGYQWMTSGFGKITSGEFDAGGFIQGAVASAGGENPTVQGWWAAFLETFALPNAELFSFLVMWGEFLAGTALILGLFTNFAALMGITMNFAFLFSGTVSTNAQMVLITVFLLAAGFNAGRYGLDRWVIPFLKNHNPRQKRKSREAATA, encoded by the coding sequence ATGTTTTTAGATTTTCTTCGTCATAATAAAGTTGTTGCCGGTGTATTAGCTTTTTTAAGAATTTATATCGGGTATCAGTGGATGACTTCGGGATTTGGAAAAATAACCAGCGGTGAATTCGATGCCGGCGGATTTATTCAGGGTGCCGTAGCCAGTGCAGGAGGAGAAAACCCGACTGTGCAAGGCTGGTGGGCCGCGTTTCTTGAAACATTTGCACTGCCCAATGCAGAACTATTCAGTTTTCTCGTCATGTGGGGAGAATTTCTCGCAGGTACAGCACTTATTCTTGGTCTATTCACGAACTTTGCCGCTCTGATGGGGATAACAATGAACTTTGCCTTCTTGTTCAGCGGCACTGTCAGCACAAACGCTCAAATGGTATTAATCACTGTATTTCTGCTCGCTGCTGGATTCAACGCAGGACGCTACGGACTGGATCGCTGGGTAATCCCATTCCTGAAAAATCATAACCCACGTCAAAAACGCAAAAGCCGTGAAGCCGCTACAGCATAG
- a CDS encoding sulfite exporter TauE/SafE family protein — protein METIVLFIIVILLASILQTSTGFGFSIMATPLLLLMFEPREAVQINLVLSLVISISLIRKIRKDIDVSVLRRLITGSLTGLPIGMIAFLMIDMTGLKVVVSILILALTFLLMLNFRIHKSKKRDLAAGGISGAFTTSIGMPGPPLLLYFAGTDTTKEKLRGTTLAFYLWIYAISLIVQVIFAGTTADIWKSSAAGLPIVLTGLFLGQVLFRWINQELFRKLMYILLIFTGMYLFLQQI, from the coding sequence TTGGAGACAATTGTGTTATTTATTATCGTTATCTTACTAGCGTCTATTTTGCAGACCAGCACGGGGTTCGGCTTTTCGATTATGGCAACACCGCTTTTGCTTCTGATGTTTGAACCCAGGGAAGCGGTCCAGATTAATTTAGTATTATCGCTCGTCATTTCAATATCGCTCATCAGAAAAATCAGAAAGGATATTGATGTGTCGGTGCTTAGGCGATTGATAACAGGGAGCCTGACTGGCTTACCAATCGGTATGATTGCCTTTTTAATGATTGATATGACTGGCCTTAAGGTTGTTGTCAGCATACTGATCCTGGCCCTGACATTTTTACTGATGTTGAATTTTCGAATCCACAAGTCGAAAAAACGTGATCTGGCAGCAGGCGGGATTTCAGGGGCCTTTACAACAAGTATCGGCATGCCCGGCCCGCCGCTGTTGCTGTATTTTGCCGGCACAGATACAACAAAGGAAAAACTGCGCGGCACAACACTGGCATTTTATCTGTGGATATATGCCATCAGCCTGATTGTTCAGGTTATTTTCGCCGGGACAACAGCAGACATTTGGAAATCAAGTGCGGCAGGTCTGCCGATTGTATTAACCGGCTTATTTCTGGGGCAAGTCCTTTTCCGCTGGATCAATCAGGAACTGTTTCGCAAGCTGATGTATATCCTGCTCATTTTTACCGGGATGTATTTGTTCCTGCAGCAAATTTAA
- a CDS encoding DUF2922 domain-containing protein, with amino-acid sequence MKKLELKFFNEDEKTVTYSLEQPVEPVDPIAVTNAMDEIITQNAFTSSGGDLVSKKGARIVDRTVEEINLPES; translated from the coding sequence TTGAAGAAACTTGAACTGAAATTTTTCAATGAAGACGAAAAAACGGTCACCTATTCTTTGGAACAGCCGGTAGAGCCTGTCGATCCAATTGCGGTCACGAATGCAATGGATGAAATCATTACGCAAAATGCATTCACATCTTCAGGCGGCGACCTTGTTTCCAAAAAAGGCGCGCGCATTGTAGATCGGACTGTTGAAGAAATAAATCTGCCTGAAAGCTAA
- a CDS encoding ABC transporter permease → MRNAMKVGKWEIKRNLKNKSFLIGMFLTPALILVFFFFGSLFGDSGDGGETTQVYVNDQLGMFEGLQQTAETTDVNWNMETTDVSEENVQSELESSENTAYIFLDERALEEGVVPVYTSEEIGTGFMNQVQTLSNPVKMLQMQQLGLSQEELEAVSATIQFEETTAEELTAEGEGASSESGGFLGEDPFERVIPGAFAGIILFSIVVSGMYIFQSASSEKKDKIAEIILSSVTPGELMQGKIIGYFILGMIQTAVFLAFVIPISIWQLDDVAILDYLLVPELILLVGIAILGYFLFAALFVGVGATMADMSSAGNFQGMVMMLPFIPFIFIGPVISDPSGLVAQIGTYIPFTTPGVLLMRLTVMEEWPWIEIIIALAILVVSIWIFMKLAGKIFKTGILMYGKNATPGEIWKWIKA, encoded by the coding sequence ATGCGTAATGCTATGAAAGTCGGCAAATGGGAAATTAAACGCAATTTGAAAAACAAATCATTTTTAATCGGGATGTTTTTGACACCTGCACTGATTTTAGTGTTCTTCTTTTTCGGAAGTCTTTTCGGCGATTCCGGTGATGGCGGTGAAACGACACAGGTTTATGTCAATGATCAACTTGGTATGTTTGAGGGGTTGCAACAAACGGCTGAAACAACTGATGTGAACTGGAATATGGAGACAACAGACGTCAGTGAAGAAAATGTGCAATCCGAACTGGAATCCAGTGAAAACACCGCCTATATTTTTCTTGATGAACGCGCACTGGAGGAAGGTGTCGTTCCAGTGTATACAAGTGAGGAAATCGGTACCGGCTTTATGAATCAGGTCCAGACACTGTCCAATCCGGTCAAAATGCTGCAGATGCAGCAGCTTGGTCTGTCGCAGGAAGAGCTTGAAGCGGTATCTGCGACGATTCAGTTTGAGGAAACGACAGCTGAAGAACTGACAGCGGAAGGCGAGGGGGCGTCATCTGAAAGCGGCGGATTCCTTGGGGAGGATCCATTTGAGCGCGTTATTCCGGGCGCATTTGCCGGCATTATTCTGTTTTCTATTGTCGTCTCCGGGATGTATATTTTCCAAAGTGCCTCCAGTGAGAAAAAAGATAAAATTGCTGAAATTATTTTATCGTCAGTTACGCCCGGCGAGTTAATGCAAGGCAAAATCATTGGTTATTTTATACTCGGAATGATACAGACTGCTGTATTTCTAGCGTTTGTCATCCCAATTAGTATATGGCAGCTGGATGATGTCGCCATTCTTGACTACTTGCTTGTACCCGAATTGATTCTCTTGGTTGGCATCGCCATACTTGGGTACTTCCTGTTTGCCGCACTTTTTGTCGGTGTCGGTGCAACCATGGCAGATATGTCATCAGCAGGCAACTTTCAGGGCATGGTGATGATGCTTCCGTTCATACCATTTATTTTTATCGGTCCGGTCATCAGCGATCCAAGCGGATTGGTAGCGCAGATCGGTACCTATATCCCGTTTACGACACCGGGCGTATTATTGATGCGGCTGACAGTAATGGAGGAATGGCCGTGGATTGAAATCATCATTGCTCTGGCTATTTTAGTAGTCAGCATCTGGATTTTCATGAAGCTTGCCGGCAAAATATTCAAAACCGGCATCCTCATGTACGGGAAAAATGCCACACCGGGTGAAATTTGGAAGTGGATTAAAGCATAA
- a CDS encoding PH domain-containing protein — protein sequence MGIFDGMMGNASEVDANDAEKELSELLSQGERVEHAYKLIRDLMVFTNKRLILADKQGVTGKKVEYHSIPYKSITHFSVETAGTFDLEAELLIWISGSSEPVQKTFNKQLNIYKVQSVLADYVTG from the coding sequence TTGGGCATTTTCGATGGCATGATGGGCAACGCATCAGAAGTTGATGCAAACGATGCAGAAAAAGAACTCAGTGAGCTGTTATCCCAGGGAGAACGCGTGGAGCATGCTTATAAATTAATAAGAGACCTGATGGTGTTTACCAATAAACGGCTGATTTTGGCTGACAAACAAGGCGTTACCGGTAAAAAGGTCGAATATCATTCCATCCCATATAAAAGCATTACGCATTTTTCCGTGGAAACCGCGGGCACTTTCGACCTTGAAGCTGAATTATTGATTTGGATTTCCGGAAGTTCAGAACCTGTTCAAAAAACCTTTAATAAACAGCTGAATATTTATAAAGTACAAAGCGTGCTCGCCGATTATGTGACAGGGTAA
- a CDS encoding ribonucleotide-diphosphate reductase subunit beta, translated as MSKVLLEKAKTLEPMNPNKSTALFGGKSSGILNWNDIAYPHWYKMYKRLIGNYWQADEINMSDDLRQFSSLTDAEKDAYLKIIGLLSTLDAPQTRTALLLSLYATDPSVQSIMAVIAQQEAVHNESYSYVLSSVVSLDEQNESFQLGRTDPVLLKRNETLMQQYNAFVEEPTIENILKTTVYTALLEGMFFYSGFAFFYHLARKNKMVGTSTMISYINRDELEHGRFIAELFRAALDENPDLNTAEFTDWVYSRFSESVELEIEWSAYVLADIEGIDLDEMAGYIKYRANKMLRMMGLSEFYPDHTENPMKWIRAYADNFDETKTDFFEQKSRQYTKTSDLNGFDDL; from the coding sequence ATGTCAAAAGTCTTACTTGAAAAAGCAAAAACGCTGGAACCAATGAACCCGAACAAATCGACAGCCTTATTCGGAGGAAAGTCGAGCGGTATTCTCAATTGGAACGATATCGCTTATCCGCACTGGTATAAAATGTATAAGCGGCTGATCGGCAATTACTGGCAGGCCGATGAAATCAACATGTCTGATGATTTGCGTCAGTTTTCATCATTGACGGACGCGGAGAAAGATGCGTATTTGAAAATTATCGGTCTCCTTTCAACGCTGGATGCTCCGCAGACACGGACGGCACTGCTTTTGTCATTATATGCGACCGATCCGTCTGTCCAGTCGATTATGGCGGTCATCGCCCAGCAGGAAGCCGTGCACAATGAAAGCTACTCGTATGTATTGTCTTCAGTTGTTTCGCTTGATGAGCAGAATGAGTCGTTTCAGCTCGGGCGAACTGATCCTGTGCTGCTGAAACGGAACGAGACACTCATGCAGCAATACAACGCATTTGTTGAGGAACCGACGATTGAAAATATACTGAAGACAACTGTCTATACAGCGCTTCTGGAAGGGATGTTTTTCTATTCCGGCTTTGCGTTTTTCTACCATCTTGCACGAAAAAATAAGATGGTCGGCACATCAACGATGATTAGCTACATCAACCGGGATGAACTCGAACACGGGCGGTTTATTGCTGAATTATTCCGGGCAGCATTGGATGAAAATCCCGATTTGAATACAGCGGAATTTACCGACTGGGTTTACAGCAGGTTCAGCGAATCGGTTGAACTCGAAATCGAATGGTCCGCTTACGTGCTCGCTGATATTGAAGGAATCGATCTCGATGAAATGGCCGGCTATATTAAGTACCGCGCCAACAAAATGCTGCGTATGATGGGCCTGAGCGAGTTCTACCCGGATCATACGGAAAATCCAATGAAATGGATTCGCGCCTATGCTGATAACTTTGACGAAACCAAGACTGATTTTTTTGAACAAAAATCACGACAATATACGAAAACGAGTGACCTGAACGGGTTTGATGATTTGTGA
- a CDS encoding nucleotidyltransferase domain-containing protein: protein MTVDDTIQDVKEELDGLPGVVGIVLGGSRARGTHSTDSDIDIGIYYDESKGFNTNDVEKSASNLNDVKKDHLITSLGEWGEWINGGGWLVVHGYHVDLIFRDIKRVSKVIDDCLSGAISIHYQTGHPHGYLNAMYMGELAVCNILSDPEGKLSELKKKTEPYPEKFKEAMIQYFSFEASFSLMFMEANANKDDISYVMGHCFRSISCLNQVLFAKNDVYCINEKKAVAMIQDFPIKPMNYKKRVDDIVSLLSADTANTRNAVKELQELITETEAL, encoded by the coding sequence ATGACTGTCGATGATACGATTCAAGATGTAAAAGAAGAACTGGATGGATTGCCGGGAGTGGTAGGGATCGTGTTGGGAGGATCCAGAGCGAGAGGAACTCACAGTACAGATTCTGATATAGATATTGGGATTTACTATGATGAATCAAAAGGGTTTAACACCAATGATGTTGAGAAATCAGCATCAAATCTTAACGATGTGAAAAAGGATCATTTAATCACTTCTTTAGGTGAATGGGGCGAATGGATAAACGGTGGTGGCTGGTTAGTTGTCCATGGTTACCATGTAGACCTCATATTTCGAGATATCAAACGAGTCAGTAAAGTGATTGATGATTGTCTGTCAGGTGCCATATCTATTCATTACCAAACAGGGCATCCACATGGCTATTTGAATGCCATGTATATGGGAGAGTTAGCTGTTTGCAATATTTTATCTGACCCCGAAGGCAAGCTAAGTGAATTAAAAAAGAAAACGGAACCTTACCCTGAGAAATTTAAAGAAGCGATGATACAGTATTTTTCTTTTGAAGCCTCTTTTTCCCTGATGTTTATGGAGGCAAATGCTAATAAAGATGATATTTCATATGTGATGGGCCATTGTTTTCGAAGTATTTCTTGTTTAAATCAAGTTCTCTTTGCAAAAAACGACGTGTACTGTATCAATGAGAAGAAAGCTGTGGCCATGATTCAAGACTTCCCGATCAAGCCTATGAACTATAAAAAACGGGTTGATGATATTGTTTCTCTTCTTTCAGCAGATACTGCAAATACCAGGAATGCAGTTAAGGAACTACAGGAATTGATCACTGAAACAGAAGCATTATAA
- a CDS encoding DUF1659 domain-containing protein — MAVAEKVNSRLSLVLDDGNDLMTGKALYKTKSFNNVKPEATSDQLYVIATAVAGLQERPLYNVERQDEYDITQE; from the coding sequence ATGGCTGTAGCGGAAAAAGTTAATTCTCGCTTATCATTGGTGCTGGATGACGGCAATGATCTGATGACAGGGAAGGCATTGTACAAAACGAAGAGCTTCAACAATGTCAAACCGGAAGCAACCTCAGATCAGTTATATGTCATCGCAACAGCTGTTGCCGGACTGCAGGAACGACCGCTTTACAATGTTGAACGCCAGGACGAGTACGACATCACGCAAGAATAG
- a CDS encoding N-acetylmuramoyl-L-alanine amidase — protein sequence MGKIRIIITAIGFILFFAMLTPTVLADDGDTYEVGTDILNVRTAPSHSADIVGHLTNGDQVVVFQKEHGWAQTYYDGQVVWVAAHYLFQTGSDEAVTTVSNTGSETSSETTEPAGTSSGTLNGYNIILDPGHGGNDPGAIGINGTLEKSHTLSTAERVAQGLREAGATVLMTRADDKYVSLEERVRISNSYATDAFISLHYNAFPLEGVNGFSTYYASSGNERALASSIQSGLEGNMALNSRGLMQNGFHVMQNNSDLSVLVELGFITSPYDLSVIRTADHKANAADGIVEGVLNYFHK from the coding sequence ATGGGGAAAATACGTATTATTATAACAGCAATTGGATTTATACTGTTTTTCGCAATGCTTACCCCGACTGTACTGGCAGATGATGGCGATACATATGAAGTCGGCACTGACATATTAAATGTCAGAACCGCACCATCGCACAGCGCAGATATTGTTGGTCATCTTACAAATGGGGATCAAGTAGTTGTATTTCAGAAAGAACATGGATGGGCGCAAACTTATTATGATGGACAAGTTGTCTGGGTAGCGGCGCATTACCTCTTTCAGACCGGCAGTGATGAGGCGGTCACTACCGTTTCCAATACCGGGAGTGAAACAAGTTCAGAAACAACAGAGCCAGCCGGGACATCATCAGGCACCCTGAACGGCTATAACATCATTCTTGATCCCGGACATGGCGGCAATGACCCTGGTGCAATAGGCATCAATGGCACTCTTGAAAAATCCCACACACTAAGTACAGCGGAAAGAGTCGCTCAGGGATTGCGCGAGGCTGGCGCAACGGTTTTAATGACGCGTGCAGATGATAAATATGTATCACTTGAAGAACGTGTTCGCATCAGTAATTCATATGCGACAGATGCTTTTATCAGTTTGCACTATAATGCCTTCCCGCTTGAAGGGGTTAATGGGTTCAGCACCTATTATGCTTCAAGCGGCAATGAACGTGCACTCGCTTCAAGCATCCAATCCGGACTTGAAGGAAACATGGCTCTGAACAGCCGAGGACTTATGCAAAACGGATTTCACGTGATGCAGAACAACAGTGATTTGTCAGTATTAGTTGAACTCGGATTCATCACCAGTCCATACGACCTGTCGGTAATCCGGACCGCTGACCACAAAGCGAATGCTGCTGATGGCATTGTTGAAGGTGTATTGAACTATTTTCATAAGTAA
- a CDS encoding superoxide dismutase family protein: protein MKKWIISIGVAIFILITGCADTKDNTEEAAINSTDSSVKALSILDEETEKIDVTMYNQDKEEVGTAVIRPVYTGVKITLEASDLPGGEHGFHIHENGICEAPDFESAGSHFNPTDSKHGFEHPEGPHAGDLPNINVDKDGNVFKDALAKMVTLEKGQENSLLKEGGTALVIHSGADDYKSQPSGDAGERIACGVISE, encoded by the coding sequence ATGAAAAAATGGATTATTTCTATCGGAGTGGCGATATTTATTCTCATAACGGGCTGTGCGGATACGAAAGACAACACTGAAGAAGCGGCAATTAACAGCACGGATTCAAGTGTTAAAGCACTCAGCATCTTGGATGAAGAGACAGAAAAAATAGATGTCACCATGTATAACCAGGACAAGGAAGAAGTTGGCACAGCTGTGATCAGACCCGTTTATACCGGTGTTAAGATTACATTGGAGGCTTCTGATTTGCCTGGCGGGGAGCACGGTTTTCACATTCATGAAAATGGAATATGTGAGGCACCGGACTTTGAATCTGCCGGCAGCCACTTCAACCCGACGGATTCCAAGCATGGATTTGAGCACCCGGAAGGTCCGCACGCCGGGGATTTGCCGAATATAAACGTTGACAAAGACGGGAATGTTTTCAAGGATGCATTAGCCAAGATGGTTACGCTGGAAAAGGGTCAGGAAAATTCATTGCTGAAGGAGGGCGGTACAGCACTCGTGATTCATTCAGGAGCGGATGATTATAAATCACAGCCCTCGGGGGATGCCGGTGAACGAATTGCTTGCGGTGTTATAAGCGAGTGA
- a CDS encoding ABC transporter ATP-binding protein produces the protein METMLTVDKLSKSFKDKKAARDVSFEVRKGEIMAILGPNGAGKSTTIRNIMGIMYPDEGTISFSGHEEIPRHKIGYLPEERGLYKNVKVMDILLYLAELKDYPLGKAKERALSYLKRFDLEGLENSSVEELSKGMGQKVQFISSIIHEPELLILDEPFSGLDPVSQELFKNEIRSLAENGTAILLSSHQMNLVEEMCDRLFMMHNGERIIYGDMDDVKEKYANFKCTIHGKNDISDLEGLPDVERIEQDEDTFVLYLSKDVQAVKWLKNLPDSLSVQELSIDRISLHEIFIDIATEGTIAQKEGVLDA, from the coding sequence ATGGAAACAATGCTCACGGTAGACAAATTAAGTAAATCATTCAAGGACAAAAAGGCTGCGCGTGATGTATCCTTTGAAGTTCGAAAAGGCGAAATCATGGCGATTTTAGGACCGAATGGCGCCGGAAAGTCAACGACGATCCGCAATATTATGGGAATCATGTATCCCGATGAAGGTACTATTTCCTTTAGCGGCCATGAAGAAATTCCGCGCCATAAAATCGGCTATCTGCCGGAGGAGCGCGGCCTCTATAAAAACGTGAAAGTCATGGACATTCTGCTGTATTTGGCTGAATTGAAGGATTACCCGCTAGGTAAAGCCAAAGAGCGCGCACTCAGCTATTTGAAAAGATTCGATCTCGAAGGACTGGAAAACAGTTCGGTTGAAGAGCTATCAAAAGGGATGGGCCAGAAAGTGCAATTCATTTCTTCGATCATTCACGAGCCGGAACTGCTGATTCTGGATGAGCCTTTTTCCGGACTGGACCCTGTCAGCCAGGAATTATTTAAAAATGAAATACGCAGCCTTGCGGAAAATGGTACTGCGATTCTGTTATCCTCACATCAGATGAATCTGGTGGAAGAAATGTGTGACCGCCTGTTTATGATGCACAATGGCGAGCGGATCATTTACGGAGATATGGATGACGTGAAAGAGAAATACGCCAACTTCAAATGTACGATACACGGAAAAAACGATATAAGTGATCTGGAGGGCTTGCCGGATGTTGAGCGAATCGAACAGGATGAAGATACCTTTGTCCTCTACTTGTCCAAAGATGTGCAGGCGGTCAAGTGGCTGAAGAATTTGCCCGACAGCCTGTCCGTTCAGGAATTATCAATTGACCGCATATCACTGCACGAAATATTTATCGATATCGCAACAGAAGGAACCATTGCACAGAAAGAAGGTGTTCTTGATGCGTAA
- a CDS encoding M23 family metallopeptidase — translation MTFAIIQLLVIQIVLPAYFIYELWRAKVKNRLDWIIILLFTITFAIWLFLSGRWDWTGYYFKYIWLILLIPAIYFSWQKTKDLPFRTTLKTGQKFSRGIYIFLLLVFGLYNLNIFSGYTTNDDAVDLAFPLQEGTYYIGHGGSSTQLNYHNTYEPQAYAVDIVALNNFGFRANGLYPKDLEKYEIYSHTLYAPCSGEVVESGDGRPDMTPPEMDSENPFGNYVGIGCKETKADVYIAHMQENSVAVDKGDTIQEGQPIGAVGNSGNTSEPHLHIHAEKDSVGVPITFDGKFLTRNDLIRSH, via the coding sequence GTGACGTTTGCTATTATACAATTGCTTGTCATTCAAATTGTTTTACCCGCCTATTTCATTTATGAACTGTGGCGGGCAAAAGTGAAAAACAGACTTGATTGGATCATCATCCTGCTGTTTACCATCACGTTTGCCATCTGGCTGTTTCTTTCCGGCAGATGGGATTGGACAGGATACTATTTCAAATACATATGGCTGATTTTATTGATCCCGGCAATTTATTTTTCCTGGCAAAAGACAAAAGACCTGCCGTTTCGAACGACACTAAAAACCGGCCAAAAGTTTTCTCGGGGCATTTATATTTTTCTGCTGCTCGTCTTCGGTTTGTATAATCTCAATATTTTCAGCGGTTATACAACGAACGACGATGCTGTCGATCTTGCTTTTCCATTACAGGAAGGCACCTATTATATCGGGCATGGAGGCAGTTCCACCCAGCTGAACTATCACAACACCTATGAACCTCAAGCATACGCGGTTGACATTGTCGCCTTAAACAACTTCGGATTCAGGGCGAATGGTTTGTATCCGAAAGACCTTGAGAAATACGAAATCTACAGCCACACACTTTACGCACCCTGTTCCGGTGAAGTTGTTGAATCGGGTGACGGGCGGCCGGATATGACACCGCCGGAAATGGATTCTGAAAACCCGTTTGGAAACTATGTCGGTATCGGTTGTAAAGAAACGAAGGCGGATGTCTATATTGCCCATATGCAGGAAAATAGTGTCGCTGTTGATAAGGGTGACACGATCCAAGAAGGCCAGCCGATTGGTGCTGTTGGAAATTCCGGAAATACTTCCGAGCCGCATCTGCATATTCATGCGGAGAAAGACAGTGTTGGCGTGCCAATCACATTTGACGGCAAATTTTTAACCCGGAACGATCTTATCCGCTCACATTAG
- a CDS encoding aryl-sulfate sulfotransferase yields the protein MRKALATFVVLAVIMVIFFVVIEYTGENSDDATIGTDEKVETSESTAVSFHPDGEVEQLSVSDTRRMDEQKELEAAYQEEFEKGSHSLDNPLVKLDPYGAAPLTAVAMFETDEPAKTTVTVEGKDEYSDIERSFDNYRTTHTIPVLGLYPNYENTITIETTAKSGETSTHSFTIETEPLPDDFLTNETAESHPEKMENGLTFVIPSTRYAYGVDHNADVRWYSTLWNSHVFKRLDNGHILYGTKEKGQNQYNEMLEMDMLGKVYNSYLIQLDDYPDTNVVHHGMIELPNGNFLATVHDMASPYIEDEMIEIDRETGETVRDFSFRDLFPEDFYEDYGNVFSDDGDWFHQNAVYYVEKDDSILVSSRHQDLIMKLSYPEGEVDWILADHEKWPDAYDQYLLEPKSDDFKFPAGPHAPMTMPDFDNNDATNDYLLFDNNVVITRGKDPLSGDFSQGVQYRINPEEMTVEQVWQFGKERGEDFYSRIVGDADYLTGTGNRLVTSGYIDVDEGMNSRIVEVSEDQPAGVIFDLVISGFEKKSHRQAYRAERMPLYPEQDWQLELGG from the coding sequence ATGCGAAAAGCATTGGCAACTTTCGTGGTGCTGGCGGTCATCATGGTGATATTTTTCGTGGTTATCGAATACACGGGAGAAAATTCGGATGACGCAACAATCGGCACGGATGAGAAAGTTGAAACATCAGAAAGCACAGCTGTTTCATTTCACCCTGATGGTGAAGTGGAACAGCTTTCTGTTTCCGACACACGCCGTATGGACGAACAAAAAGAACTGGAAGCCGCGTATCAGGAAGAATTTGAAAAAGGGTCTCATTCATTGGATAATCCGTTGGTAAAACTGGATCCCTATGGTGCAGCGCCGTTAACAGCAGTAGCCATGTTTGAAACGGATGAACCTGCTAAAACCACGGTCACTGTTGAAGGAAAAGACGAGTATTCTGATATTGAACGTTCTTTTGATAACTATCGAACAACACATACCATACCCGTACTGGGACTCTATCCAAACTATGAAAATACCATAACCATCGAAACAACAGCAAAGTCCGGTGAGACGTCAACTCATTCATTCACGATTGAAACGGAGCCATTGCCTGATGACTTTTTAACGAATGAAACAGCAGAATCGCACCCTGAAAAAATGGAAAATGGCCTAACATTTGTTATTCCGAGCACCCGATACGCATATGGGGTGGACCATAATGCCGATGTCCGCTGGTATTCGACACTATGGAACTCGCACGTTTTTAAGCGGCTTGACAATGGTCATATCCTCTACGGTACTAAAGAAAAGGGCCAGAACCAATACAATGAAATGCTGGAGATGGATATGCTCGGGAAAGTATACAATTCCTATCTGATCCAGCTGGATGATTACCCGGATACAAATGTGGTGCACCACGGCATGATTGAATTGCCGAACGGGAACTTCCTTGCGACAGTGCACGATATGGCATCACCCTATATAGAAGATGAAATGATCGAGATTGACCGGGAGACAGGCGAAACAGTGCGGGACTTCAGTTTCCGCGACCTGTTTCCTGAGGACTTTTACGAGGATTATGGCAATGTATTCTCCGATGATGGCGACTGGTTCCATCAAAATGCCGTTTACTACGTAGAAAAAGATGATTCCATTCTCGTTTCCAGCCGGCATCAGGATTTAATTATGAAACTATCATATCCGGAAGGGGAAGTTGACTGGATATTGGCTGATCATGAAAAATGGCCCGATGCTTATGATCAGTATTTGCTTGAACCTAAAAGTGACGATTTTAAATTTCCGGCAGGTCCACATGCCCCGATGACGATGCCGGATTTTGACAATAATGATGCGACCAATGATTATTTGCTATTTGACAATAATGTTGTGATCACCCGTGGTAAGGATCCGCTCAGCGGCGATTTCAGCCAGGGCGTGCAGTACCGGATTAATCCTGAAGAAATGACGGTTGAGCAGGTCTGGCAATTCGGCAAGGAACGCGGAGAAGACTTTTACTCGAGGATTGTCGGGGATGCTGATTATCTTACAGGAACAGGCAACAGGCTTGTGACTTCAGGCTATATTGATGTTGATGAAGGAATGAACAGCCGGATCGTTGAAGTGAGCGAAGACCAACCGGCAGGCGTCATATTCGATCTTGTCATATCAGGCTTTGAAAAGAAAAGTCATAGACAGGCATACCGTGCAGAACGCATGCCGCTGTACCCGGAACAGGATTGGCAGCTTGAATTGGGTGGCTGA